A single region of the Erythrobacter sp. HL-111 genome encodes:
- the gluQRS gene encoding tRNA glutamyl-Q(34) synthetase GluQRS: MEIVTRFAPSPNGPLHLGHALAAIVAHDLAREAGGRFLLRIEDIDGPRSRPDMADEFRRDLEWLGLEWEDVPAQSTRLDSYAAAAGRLRERGLLYPCTCTRREIEVAASRKGPEGWVYPGTCKRRPPDPALPAALRLDIERALEATGELRWIDALAGEQVADPGRGGDVVIVRKDLPASYHLAATLDDAADGVTLVTRGADLFEATHVHRLLQALLGLPVPRWHHHRLLLDGEGRKLAKRRGSPALSDRREAGEDGLMLARQLRFRNLQLGT, from the coding sequence GTGGAAATCGTCACCCGCTTCGCCCCGAGCCCCAATGGCCCGCTCCATCTCGGCCATGCCCTTGCCGCGATCGTGGCGCATGACCTCGCGCGCGAAGCGGGCGGCCGATTCCTGCTGCGGATCGAGGATATCGACGGGCCGCGCTCGCGCCCCGACATGGCCGACGAATTCCGCCGCGATCTCGAATGGCTCGGGCTCGAATGGGAGGATGTCCCGGCCCAGTCGACCCGGCTCGACAGCTATGCCGCCGCTGCCGGGCGCCTGCGCGAGCGGGGCCTGCTCTATCCGTGCACCTGCACGCGCCGCGAGATCGAGGTCGCCGCGAGCCGCAAGGGCCCCGAAGGCTGGGTCTACCCCGGGACCTGCAAACGCCGTCCGCCCGATCCCGCGCTGCCCGCGGCGCTGCGGCTCGACATCGAGCGGGCGCTCGAGGCGACCGGCGAACTGCGCTGGATAGATGCACTCGCCGGGGAACAGGTGGCGGACCCGGGCAGGGGCGGCGATGTCGTGATCGTCCGCAAGGACCTGCCGGCGAGCTACCACCTCGCCGCGACGCTCGACGATGCGGCGGACGGCGTGACGCTGGTGACGCGCGGGGCCGACCTGTTCGAGGCGACCCACGTCCACCGCCTGCTCCAGGCGCTGCTGGGCCTGCCCGTCCCGCGCTGGCACCACCATCGCCTCCTGCTCGACGGGGAGGGCCGCAAACTCGCCAAGCGGCGCGGCTCGCCCGCCCTGTCCGACCGGCGGGAGGCGGGCGAGGACGGATTGATGCTTGCCCGGCAACTGCGCTTCCGGAATTTGCAGCTTGGAACCTGA
- a CDS encoding HNH endonuclease, whose translation MFHAELIERAARFRSSEEDPTRNLSACPALVLNADYTPLSYYPLSLWPWQTAIKAVFLDRVDIVASYDREVHSPSLDMKIPSVIALRQYVKQSEFPAFTRFNVFLRDRFQCQYCGSGDHLTFDHVIPRRLGGRTTWENIITACAPCNMKKGGRTPQQAAMPVRMKPIRPTSWQLQQHGKLFPPNYLHETWRDWLYWDIELEA comes from the coding sequence GTGTTTCACGCCGAACTGATCGAAAGGGCTGCTCGGTTCCGGAGCAGCGAAGAAGACCCGACGCGCAACCTGTCGGCATGTCCCGCGCTCGTGCTCAACGCGGACTACACGCCCCTGTCCTACTACCCTTTGAGCCTGTGGCCCTGGCAGACCGCGATCAAGGCGGTGTTCCTCGACCGGGTCGACATCGTCGCGAGCTATGACCGCGAGGTCCATTCGCCCAGCCTCGACATGAAGATCCCGAGCGTGATCGCGCTCAGGCAATACGTGAAGCAGAGCGAGTTCCCCGCCTTCACCCGTTTCAACGTCTTCCTGCGCGACCGCTTCCAGTGCCAGTATTGCGGCAGCGGGGATCACCTGACCTTCGACCACGTGATCCCGCGACGGCTGGGCGGGCGCACGACGTGGGAGAACATCATCACCGCCTGCGCGCCGTGCAACATGAAGAAGGGCGGGCGGACACCGCAACAGGCGGCGATGCCGGTGCGGATGAAGCCGATCCGGCCGACCAGCTGGCAATTGCAGCAGCATGGCAAGCTGTTCCCGCCCAACTACCTCCACGAAACCTGGCGCGACTGGCTCTACTGGGACATCGAACTGGAAGCGTGA
- the kynU gene encoding kynureninase, which yields MAGRARERDAADPLAPFRERFVLPEGVIYLDGNSLGALPRATPPAMERTLREEWGEGLIRSWNSTRSGAGWFEMAQRIGGKIAPLIGAAPEEVIACDSTSVNLFKLIAAALDMRPGRKVVLSEPGNFPTDLYMVAGLERQGLAERRLAPREELAAALGGDVALLMLTHVHYKTGAMHDMAALTKAAHAAGTLVLWDLSHSTGAVPVDLARIGADFAVGCGYKYLCGGPGAPAFAYVAQRHHGDLAQPLTGWFGHATPFAFSDDYEAAPGVEQLLCGTSPVLGLTALEVGVDLIAEIGVERLHAKSRALSGFFLECLAERGLALDLASPADSAVRGSQLSFRHERAYPICQALIARGVIGDFRAPDILRLGFAPAYLSFTEIAEAARHLAEVIAGEEWRRPEFNRRAAVT from the coding sequence CTGGCCGGGCGCGCCCGCGAACGCGATGCGGCCGACCCGCTCGCGCCTTTCCGCGAACGCTTCGTCCTGCCCGAAGGCGTGATCTATCTCGACGGCAATTCGCTCGGCGCCCTGCCGCGCGCGACACCGCCCGCGATGGAGCGCACGCTGCGGGAGGAATGGGGCGAGGGGCTCATCCGCAGCTGGAACAGCACCCGGTCCGGGGCCGGCTGGTTCGAGATGGCGCAGCGGATCGGCGGCAAGATCGCCCCCCTGATCGGGGCAGCCCCCGAAGAGGTCATCGCCTGCGATTCGACCAGCGTGAACCTGTTCAAGCTGATCGCTGCCGCGCTCGACATGCGACCGGGGCGCAAGGTGGTCCTGTCCGAACCGGGCAATTTCCCGACCGATCTCTACATGGTCGCGGGGCTTGAGCGGCAGGGGCTGGCGGAGCGTCGGCTCGCCCCGCGCGAGGAACTGGCCGCGGCTCTGGGCGGGGACGTGGCGCTCCTCATGCTGACCCACGTCCATTACAAGACGGGTGCGATGCACGACATGGCGGCGCTGACGAAAGCGGCGCACGCAGCGGGGACGCTGGTGTTGTGGGACCTGTCCCATTCGACCGGCGCCGTGCCGGTCGACCTCGCGCGCATCGGGGCCGATTTCGCGGTCGGCTGCGGCTACAAATACCTGTGCGGCGGCCCGGGCGCCCCCGCCTTCGCCTATGTCGCGCAGCGGCACCATGGCGATCTCGCCCAGCCGCTGACCGGCTGGTTCGGCCACGCTACGCCCTTCGCCTTTTCCGACGATTACGAGGCCGCCCCGGGCGTGGAGCAATTGCTGTGCGGGACCTCGCCTGTTCTCGGCCTGACCGCGCTCGAAGTGGGGGTGGACCTGATCGCGGAGATCGGCGTCGAACGGCTCCACGCCAAGTCGCGCGCGCTGTCCGGGTTCTTCCTCGAATGCCTTGCCGAACGGGGCCTTGCGCTCGATCTCGCGAGCCCGGCCGACAGCGCGGTGCGCGGGAGCCAGCTCTCCTTCCGGCACGAACGGGCCTATCCGATCTGCCAGGCGCTGATCGCTCGCGGCGTGATCGGGGATTTCCGCGCGCCCGACATCCTGCGGCTCGGCTTCGCGCCCGCCTATCTCTCCTTTACCGAGATCGCCGAGGCCGCCCGCCACCTTGCCGAGGTAATCGCGGGGGAGGAATGGCGGCGTCCCGAGTTCAATCGCCGCGCGGCCGTGACCTGA
- the kynB gene encoding arylformamidase has translation MSRRIRDISQRLHPGLPVWPGDTTFVQARTWRMEDGSPVNVSALTLSTHSGAHADAPLHYAQGASDIAGVDLDPYVGECLVVDARGAGRLIEVGDIPPLQGAERVLFRTFERFPQEQWAGETTALAPGTIEWLAGQGVRLVGIDGPSIDPQDSKDMLAHKTVLKHDLRVLEGLVLDGVEEGRYELIALPLPIVGGDASPVRAVLRDLA, from the coding sequence ATGAGCCGGCGCATCCGCGACATTTCGCAGCGCCTCCATCCCGGCCTGCCGGTCTGGCCCGGTGACACGACTTTCGTCCAGGCGCGGACGTGGCGGATGGAGGATGGATCGCCGGTCAATGTCTCCGCGCTCACCCTGTCGACCCATTCGGGCGCTCATGCCGACGCGCCGCTGCATTACGCGCAAGGCGCGAGCGACATCGCCGGGGTCGATCTCGATCCCTATGTCGGGGAATGCCTCGTGGTGGATGCGCGCGGCGCCGGGCGGCTGATCGAAGTGGGCGACATACCCCCTCTCCAGGGTGCCGAACGCGTGCTGTTTCGCACTTTCGAGCGTTTTCCGCAGGAGCAATGGGCGGGCGAGACGACGGCGCTCGCGCCCGGGACGATCGAATGGCTGGCGGGGCAGGGGGTCCGGCTGGTCGGGATCGACGGACCTTCGATCGACCCGCAGGATTCGAAGGACATGCTCGCCCACAAGACGGTGCTGAAGCACGACCTGCGCGTACTCGAAGGGCTGGTGCTCGATGGCGTCGAGGAGGGGCGCTACGAGCTCATCGCCCTCCCGCTGCCGATCGTGGGCGGCGATGCCTCGCCGGTGCGCGCCGTGCTGCGGGACCTCGCATGA
- a CDS encoding tryptophan 2,3-dioxygenase yields the protein MSRDVTYSSYLDLDRILAAQHPASGAHDEMLFIIVHQASELWLKLCLHELAEARARIEADDLRPAFKMLARVARAQQQLIQSWDVLSTMTPHDYSRIRPHLASSSGFQSAQYRMMEFMLGGRDAKHVRLHRGNEGWAGRLEAETGRASLYDATVRLLARRGLAIAPEVLERDVGAPWRHDASVEAAWAAIYREPEAHWDLYELAEKLVDLEYHFQRWRFGHLKTVERIIGFKRGTGGTPGVPYLEGVLKQAFFPELLSVRTAI from the coding sequence ATGAGCCGCGACGTCACCTATTCGAGCTATCTCGATCTCGACCGGATCCTGGCCGCCCAGCATCCGGCCTCGGGCGCGCATGACGAGATGCTCTTCATCATCGTCCACCAGGCGAGCGAATTGTGGCTCAAGCTGTGCCTGCACGAACTGGCCGAGGCCCGCGCGCGGATCGAGGCAGACGACCTCAGGCCCGCCTTCAAGATGCTCGCCCGCGTCGCCCGCGCGCAGCAGCAGCTCATCCAGAGCTGGGACGTGCTCAGCACGATGACCCCGCACGATTATTCGCGCATCCGCCCGCACCTCGCCTCGTCGAGCGGGTTCCAGTCGGCGCAGTACCGGATGATGGAGTTCATGCTCGGCGGGCGCGATGCGAAGCACGTCCGGCTTCATCGCGGGAACGAGGGGTGGGCCGGGCGGCTGGAGGCCGAGACCGGCCGGGCGAGCCTCTATGATGCCACGGTCCGCCTGCTCGCCCGGCGCGGCCTTGCGATCGCGCCGGAGGTGCTCGAACGCGACGTGGGGGCGCCGTGGCGCCACGATGCGAGCGTGGAGGCGGCCTGGGCGGCGATCTACCGCGAGCCGGAGGCGCATTGGGACCTCTACGAACTGGCCGAGAAACTGGTCGATCTCGAATATCATTTCCAGCGCTGGCGGTTCGGCCACCTCAAGACGGTCGAGCGCATCATCGGTTTCAAGCGCGGGACCGGCGGGACGCCGGGCGTGCCCTATCTCGAAGGGGTGCTGAAACAGGCCTTCTTTCCCGAATTGCTGAGCGTGAGGACCGCGATATGA
- a CDS encoding DUF4112 domain-containing protein encodes MENKPHAATKARPMAITLPTGTDPASVRQRVEAMEFLLERSLRIPGVKVPIGLDGLVGLVPVLGDVITTLLGAYIVWEARNLGLSKWQLTRMGANVAFDAVLGLVPVVGDAADFFFRSNTRNLKILRRHLDRHFPETRVIEG; translated from the coding sequence ATGGAAAACAAGCCGCACGCCGCGACGAAGGCCCGCCCCATGGCGATCACCCTGCCGACCGGGACCGATCCCGCCTCGGTCCGGCAGCGCGTGGAAGCGATGGAATTCCTGCTCGAGCGGAGCCTTCGCATTCCCGGCGTCAAGGTCCCGATCGGCCTCGACGGGCTGGTCGGCCTCGTGCCGGTTCTGGGCGACGTGATCACCACGCTGCTCGGCGCCTACATCGTCTGGGAAGCGCGCAATCTGGGCCTTTCGAAGTGGCAATTGACCCGGATGGGCGCCAATGTCGCGTTCGACGCCGTGCTCGGGCTTGTCCCGGTGGTGGGCGACGCGGCCGATTTCTTCTTCCGTTCGAACACCCGCAACCTGAAGATCCTGCGCCGCCATCTCGACCGGCATTTCCCCGAAACCCGCGTGATCGAGGGCTAG
- a CDS encoding ABC transporter substrate-binding protein — translation MLTPREMRFLACLLVAILAVSCGPSRDGSPIDVAIIGDAEGLFAEGVRLSPAAQHLRAATAEGLVALDPAGQVIPAIAERWIVTDDGMSYIFRLRDSAWPDGDTITAAGVRRLLLARLEQLEGTSLGLDLAKITDVRAMTGRVIELRLSSPMPQFLRLLAQPELGLVRSGSGAGPMIMSRDEEEQALVRLSALPPEDRGLPARENWEEYARPLTLRAMPAEAAVDAFSTGEVDLVLNGKLATFPLAELGPLSRGTIRVDPALGLFGLLVVSDAGLLAEPERREALSMAIDRATLIEPFGLGGWQPTEWIAPPGLFDPPAPFPSSRWPDLQFEQRRLIAAARIAAWSAETGEEPVLRVELPPGPGSAILLREIARDWQAIGVRTEPVDPGEEADLVLRDRLARYSSPRWFINQFNCRLDLGLCEPEADELARQALVLDDPAERRRLLVEAHAALVDAEIFIPLGPPVRWSLVRGAVGPYEANQWGLHPLFPLTQPTR, via the coding sequence GTGCTAACACCCAGGGAGATGCGATTCCTCGCCTGCCTGCTTGTCGCGATCCTCGCTGTGTCCTGCGGCCCGTCCCGCGACGGCAGCCCGATCGACGTCGCCATCATCGGCGATGCCGAGGGGCTCTTCGCCGAGGGCGTGCGCCTGTCCCCGGCCGCCCAGCACCTGCGGGCCGCCACCGCCGAAGGGCTCGTCGCGCTCGATCCGGCCGGGCAGGTGATCCCCGCGATCGCCGAACGCTGGATCGTCACCGACGACGGGATGAGCTACATCTTCCGCCTGCGCGATTCCGCCTGGCCCGATGGCGATACGATCACCGCGGCCGGGGTCCGGCGGCTCCTGCTCGCGCGGCTGGAGCAACTCGAGGGCACCTCGCTCGGTCTCGACCTTGCCAAGATCACCGATGTGCGGGCGATGACGGGGCGCGTGATCGAACTGCGCCTCTCCAGCCCGATGCCGCAATTCCTCCGCCTCCTCGCCCAGCCCGAACTCGGCCTTGTGCGGTCCGGAAGCGGGGCGGGGCCGATGATCATGTCGCGCGACGAGGAAGAACAGGCGCTCGTGCGGCTGAGCGCGCTGCCGCCCGAGGACCGCGGCCTGCCCGCGCGCGAGAACTGGGAGGAATACGCCCGCCCGCTGACCCTGCGCGCGATGCCGGCAGAGGCGGCGGTGGATGCGTTCTCGACCGGCGAGGTCGATCTCGTGCTCAACGGCAAGCTCGCGACGTTCCCCCTCGCCGAGCTCGGCCCGCTTTCGCGCGGGACGATCCGGGTCGATCCGGCGCTCGGCCTGTTCGGCCTGCTGGTGGTTTCCGACGCGGGCCTGCTCGCCGAACCGGAGCGCCGCGAAGCGCTCTCGATGGCGATCGACCGGGCGACGCTGATCGAACCGTTCGGCCTCGGCGGGTGGCAGCCGACCGAATGGATCGCCCCGCCCGGCCTGTTCGACCCCCCGGCCCCCTTTCCGTCCAGCCGCTGGCCCGATCTCCAGTTCGAGCAGAGGCGGCTCATCGCGGCCGCGCGGATCGCCGCCTGGTCCGCCGAAACCGGCGAGGAACCCGTGCTCCGGGTCGAATTGCCGCCCGGCCCCGGCAGCGCGATCCTGCTGCGCGAGATCGCCCGCGACTGGCAGGCGATCGGGGTGAGGACCGAGCCGGTCGACCCCGGGGAAGAAGCGGACCTCGTGCTCAGGGACCGGCTGGCGCGCTATTCCTCGCCGCGCTGGTTCATCAATCAGTTCAACTGCCGGCTCGACCTTGGCCTGTGCGAACCGGAAGCGGATGAACTGGCCCGGCAGGCGCTGGTCCTCGACGACCCGGCCGAGCGGCGCCGACTTCTCGTCGAAGCCCACGCGGCCCTGGTCGACGCGGAAATCTTCATCCCGCTCGGCCCGCCGGTGAGGTGGTCGCTCGTGCGCGGCGCGGTCGGGCCGTACGAGGCGAACCAGTGGGGTCTCCACCCCTTGTTCCCACTCACCCAACCCACCAGATGA